The Hymenobacter sp. DG25A nucleotide sequence GCCCCATGCAGGTCAAACCCAAAGGAGCGGGCTTTTTCAATGGCCTGGCGCAGCGCATCCACGCGGGAGGTCTGGCCCACGCCGGAAGCCAGCAGCTGGCCGGGGCGTGCCAGCACAATGGTATTGCTCTTGGTGTGCTTGCACACTTTCAGGGCAAACTCCAGCGCCGCCGTTTCCTCGGCCGTGGGGGCCGATTTGGTAACCGTGCGGAAATCCTGGGCGGTTTCCGTCTGGCGGTCGAAGTCCTGCTCAATCATGCCGTTCAGCAGGGTTTTCACTTGCTTGGCGGAGAACTGCACCGGCTTCTGGCGCAGCAGAATGCGGTTTTTTTTGCTTTGCAGGATGGGCAAGGCATCGGCCGCAAACTCCGGCGCAATCAGCACCTCAAAGAACAGCTTGTTCAGCTCCTCGGCGGTGGCCGCGTCCACGGGCTTATTCACGATGATGACGCCCCCGAAGGCCGATACCGGGTCGCAGGCCAGGGCGTTGAGATAGGCCTGTTGCAGGGTTTCCGCCTGGGCCACGCCGCAGGCATTGGTGTGCTTGAGAATGGCGCAGGCCGCCGGGCCATCGGCCTCAAACTCCTGCATCAGCAATACGGCCGCATCCACATCTACCAGGTTATTGTAGCTGAGCTGCTTGCCGTGAAGCTGGTCGAAAAGAGCGTTCAGGTCGCCGTAGAAAGTGCCGGACTGGTGGGGGTTTTCGCCGTAGCGCAGGGCGGTGGCAGGCTTTTGGCTGATTTTGAGAACGGTACCTTCCAGGGCCGTGCCGCGGCTCATGTAGCGGAAGATTTCCGTGTCGTAGTGCGAAGTGGCATCAAAAGCGGCCGCCGCGTACTGTTTCCGGTCGGCCAGCTCAGTGGCGCCGTTCTTTTCGCGCAGCAGCTCGGTTACGGCAGCATACTGGTCGCGGCTACTTACCACCAGCACGTCGCGGAAGTTCTTGGCGGCGGCGCGCAGCAGGGAGATGCCCCCAATATCGATTTTCTCGATGACGTCCTGCTCCGGCGCGCCGGAGGCTACAGTTTCCTCGAAGGGGTACAGATCCACAATTACCAGGTCGATGGGCGGAATCTGGTGCTGCTCGGCTTCCTGCCGGTCACTGGCTTCGTGGCGGCGCTGCAGAATACCACCGAATACCTTGGGGTGCAGGGTTTTCACGCGGCCGCCAAATACCTCGGGGAAGCCCGTCAGGCTTTCCACGGCCGTAACCGGAACGCCCAGGTCTTCAATAAACTTCTGGGTGCCGCCCGTGGAGTACAGCTGCACGCCATGCTGACGGAGGACCTCAATCAGGGGTTCCAGCCGGTCTTTGTAATACACGGAAACCAGGGCGGAGCGAATGGGCTGCATCATAACAAGAAAAGGTTGGGCTGAACGACGGCACGAAGGTAGGCAGCCCAGGCTTAGTGGGGCAAGCCATTACCCGATTTGTTCCCGCGCCAAGGAAAATCAACCCTCCTCGGGTAAAGCAGCCCCCACTTGCCCTGGTTATTTCGCTGCTGCACAACCCTTGCGGCTTTTCTCAGGTTATAGTTGAGCTACCCAAGGAAGTCGGGGTAGCGGCTTTTGCTGCACTTCGCTATGCTTTCCTCCCCTTCACCCCCCGCCCTGACGCCTCTGCCTTCCCTGGAATCGCTACTGGACGCCGCCGCCCGCCTCGCGCCCCGCTTAGCCGCCCAGGCCCCGCAGACTGATAAGGTGGGTAGGTTTCCTTCCCAGGAGTTTGACTGGCTGCGCACGGCCGGTCTGCTTACGGCCCCGCTGCCCCGGGCCTATGCCGGGGCTGACCTGATGGCCCCCGCCCATACCCTTACCCTACTACACATCCTAAAGCATGTTGGGCGCGGCAACCTGGCCGTAGGACGTATCTACGAGGGCCACGTCAACGCCCTACAGCTTATCCAGCGCTTTGCCCACCCGGCGCAACAAGCCCGCTGGGCGAGCGACGCGCAAGCCGGCCATATATTCGGGGTTTGGAACACCCAGGCTTCTGATGGCGTGCACCTGCAGCCCCTGCCCACTGGCGGCTACTGCCTGCAGGGCAGCAAAACCTTTGCTTCGGGGGCCGGCCACATCACCCGCCCCCTTATTACGGGGGCACTGCCTGGGGGCGGCTGGCAGTTGTTTGTGCTACCTACTGATATTCAGTCACCAGTCCTCGATCCGTCCTTCTGGCAGCCCCTGGGCATGCGGGCCACCGCCAGCCTACACGCAGACCTCTCTGATCTGGAAATCAGCCCGGAGGAGCTGGTAGGCCAGCCCGGCGACTATTACCTACAGCCCTGGTTTAGTGGCGGCGCTATTCGGTTTGCGGCCGTGCAATTGGGCGGGGCCGAGGCAGTATTTGATGAAACCCGCCGCTTTCTGCAGCAGCTGGGCCGCACCGATGACGCCTATCAGCGGCTGCGACTGGGAGAAATGGCCATGCTCATCGAAAGCGGTAACCTGTGGCTAAGCGGGGCCGCCCACCACGCCGCCCGCCCGGCGGCGGAAACGGATGCAGAAGCTACGGTGGCCTATGCCAACCTGGTGCGCACAGCCGTGGAAGAAATCTGCCTGCGGGTGCTGCAGTTGGCCGAGCGCTGTGTGGGCGCCCGGGGCTTATTGCAGCCCGAGCCCTTTGAGCGCCTGCACCGCGACCTGACGCACTACCTGCGCCAGCCCGCCCCCGATGCCGCCGTGGCCGATGCCGGCCGCTATGTGCTCCAGCATACTACACCCATCTACCAGCTCTGGCATGACTGACGCCACCGCACTATTTCGCTCCCTGCCGCTGTACCCGGCGGCTTACGCGGCCGGGCTGGGCTCCACCGTTATTATAGTACCCCACCCCGATGATGAAGCTTTGGGCTGCGGCGGGCTGCTGGCACTGTTGCGGCAGGCCGGGCAAGACGTACGCGTAGTTTTGGTGAGTGATGGCACCATGTCGCACCCCAACTCCCGCAAATTTCCGCCCGCTGCCCGGCAGGCCCTGCGGAAAACCGAGCTGGAAGCCTCTTTGCGCTGCCTGGGCGTTAATCCGGCCCAGGTGTTGTACCTGAACCTGCCGGACGGGGCGGTGCCCGGTGCCGGCCCCGCAACCGAGGCCCCGGCCCAGGCCATTCGTCAATTTTTAGCCGCGCAGCCCCCGCAAACAGTACTGGTTCCGTGGCGGCGCGACCCCCACCCCGACCATCGGGCAGCCTATGCCCTATTGCAATTAGCCCTGGCCGGTTTCACCCCGCTTCTCCGGGTAATAGAATATCTGGTATGGGCCTGGGAGCGGGCGGCCCCGGAAGATTTACCCCGGCCCGGAGAGGTAACCGGATGGCGGCTTGATATTCAATCGGTGCTGGCGCAAAAACAGGCGGCCATAGCAGCCCACGCCTCCCAGCTGCCGGGCGGGCCCATTAACGATGACCCGACTGGCTTTACCCTGGCTGACACCATGCTGGCCCACTTCGCGCAGCCTTTTGAAACCTATCTGGAAGTACCACCGCCCACCGAAAATGCATTCCCCTATGGCTCAAAGCCCGCCTAACGCCAGCCTGCCGCCGGCTTATTTTGATGCCGTATACCAGGCAAATACCGACCCCTGGGATTTCGAAACCAGTCCCTATGAGCACGCGAAATACGCGGCAACGCTGGCAGTGCTGCCCCGGGCCCGGTATGAGCGGGTGTTTGAAATTGGCTGTTCGCTTGGCGTGCTTACTGCTCAGCTGGCCACGTATTGCGGCTATTTGCTGGCAGTGGATGTAGCAGCGGCGGCGCTGGCCAAGGCCCGGGCCCGCTGTGCCGGGCTGCCGCAAGTAGCTATCCGGAGAATGCAGGTGCCCGAGGAGTTTCCGGAGGACAGCTTCAATTTAATCTTGGTTTCTGAAGTAGGCTATTACTGGTCCGTGCCTGATCTGGAGCAGGCCGCCGCGGCTATTCTGGCAGCGCTGCCCGTTGGCGGGCATCTCCTGCTGGTGCACTGGACACCGCTGGTGCATGATTATCCGCTTACGGGCGACCAGGTGCATGACTATTTTCTGCAGCATGCCGGGAACTCTGGCCCCTGGCGGCATTTGTTGGCGCAGCGGCAGGCAACCTACCGGCTTGATTTACTGGAGAAGGCCCCGTTAGCCTAGCCTCCTCCCGCTGCACCACCTGCCGCACTTCCAACAAGGCCTGCCGTAACGGTACCATCACCGCCGGATGTTGCCGCTGCCATTGCGCGCCGGCCATTTCCCAGAGCTGCCCAAACGTTTCCGCGGCCATACACTGCTGCATCACCTCCGGGGTAGTAAAGGCCAGCGCGGCGGCCATTGCCACCCACCATGCATTGTAGGGCGGGCCATGAGCCACTGGTGGGCGGCGAAGCCATAAACGGCGCAGTTGGCTCCGCAGCGCCAGACTGGCGTAGAGGTAGTGGCCACTTTCCACCAGTGGCTCCGTGCCGGCTCCGCTCAGCCGGGCCCATTCGCGCAATTGCCAGGAGAGGCCTACAGGCACGCGCCCCACCTGCCGGTCAGAGGTGTGCACGCGTACCCAGGGGCTGTGGCGCACGCGCAAATCGTGGTAGAGAAGGGCCTGGTGCAGGGCTTCGTCTTCCAGATAGGGCAGCACGGGCAAGCCGCCCACCTGCCGATAGGCCGCGGGGGTAAGGGCCATACTGCCGCCAAAAAACTGATGATGACGGGGCCAGGGGTCGGTCGGGCTGGGGTCGAGGAGGCTTTCCAGGCGGGCATGCAGTAGGCGGTAAGCCGTGTCACGCAGATGGCAGCGCCGCACGGGGCAGGCAACCGGAGCGGTAGCCGCCGCCAGAATCCGCCCACCTACGGCATCGGCCCCGACTGTTATTTCTGCCCGGGTGGTGGCCAGCCAGGTGGGGTCCGGTATAGTATCCGCATCAGTAGAAACAATGATGCCCTGCGGGCACCGCACGGCTTCTAGGCGGCGGCAGGCCGCATCCATCAGCAAACGGCGCGCCCGCCCAACGTGCGCCTCCGAGGGCGGCAACTGTACTTCTACCACGTGCACGGCCAGGGCGGGGTGGGCGGCGGCAAACTGCCGGGCCACAGCCGCCGTTGCATCTTCGCAATTATTGGCCAGCACAATAATCTCAAATAGCGCCGGCGTCAGGGCCTTACCTTCCAGATCAAGCTGCGAAGCCAGGGCTGAAAGGGTAGCGGGCAATGTTTCCGCTTCGTTTTTGGCCGGAATGACAATACTGGCAACCAGAGCCGGATGAGGCCGCACTTCAAGCTGCAATGCCGGCACGGCCAGCTCAGGCAGGGCGCAGCTTTCCTGAAATACATTGGAAGCCACCAGGTTCATACCTTCGGTTTACGCCAATCAGCCGTTTTTGGATTGCTATTTTACGCGGCTGGCGCGCTAGAATGCCTCATTGAAGGCAAAATACAGTCCGCTGGACTCGCCGGAGCCCACGCCATAATCAATCCGGATGCTTAGCCGGTCTTTGCGGTTAACATCGATGCGCAAACCCGCGCCGCCGGCCAGGTTAAACTGGCCGGGGCGGAAATCAGTGACCTTGGGCTGCACCTGCCCCACCCCGCCAAACAACACGCCGCGCAGCCGCCAGAAGAGCTGCTGCCGCACCTCGGCCTGCGCCGAGAGCATTTGCCGGTCGCGGAAGCGGCCTTCGTAAATGCCGCGCATCATCCGCTCGCCGCCCAGGTTGGCCAGTTCCCGAAAGGGCACCGCGCCGCTATGAAATATGCCCTGCACCTGGCCGGCCAGTACAGTGCGCTCGGTTTCCAGCGGCCCGAGCACCCAGTACTGCCGCGCATCAAACTGCATGCGCGTAAATCCATAGTCGCTGCCCAGGGTTTTGCCCGCGAACAGCACGCTGGCATCCAGGAAGCGGCCGTGGTGGGCACTCAGGATATTGTCGCGGGTATCATACAGCAGCGCGGGGCCAATGCCGGAGGTAAGCGTGGCCTGCCGTTCGCGGGCGTCACGCTCCAGCAGCCAGTTGGGGCGGGTGCCGTCGTCGGTGAGGGCATCGTCAATCCGCACATTATACATGTTGGTGAGGCGATACAGCCCGCCCACAAACAGGCCCGGCCGCACGCGTTTCAGCACCCGCTGGTTGAGGATAAAAACCTCGTAGGAAATGTCGCTCTTCTCGCTTTTCCGGGTGTCGTTGCCGACGCCGTAATAGTAAATGGGGAAATTGAAGTACTGCGCCTCGCCGCCCACAAACCACCGCTCGCCGGGGGTAAAGATGGAATGGGTGAGGCTGGCGCTGGACTGCTTGCGCTGGGTACGGTAGGCCAGCACCCGGGCATTTGAGCTGCGGGTGGTGGTATCGGCACCAAAGCGCCACACGGGCAGCACGGCGGCCCCGTAGGCCAGCCCGGTTTCCGGTTGCGAAAACACGATGGGCAGCACCGCAATTTTAACGCGGCGCGGCTTTTTAATGGGGGCACTGGTGGCTACCGAATCGGTAGCGGGCGACTGGGCAGCGGCGGACAGCGTGAGCAGACTCAGCAGCAGCGCGGCCCCAAATTGAAACGCGGGCATACGGCGGGCGTGGTTGGGAGAGGGAAGGTTGCTAAATGTACAGGTTTAACCCAGACCAGCTACTGCACGCCGCCGTTGCCTGCGCGGTTTCTAAAAGGCTTCGTTTACGCCAAAATACAAACCGCTATTTCCGCCGGAGCCAACGCCGTAGTCAAAGCGGATGTTGAGCCGGTCGCGGCGGTTAAACTGGAAGCGGATACCCGCGCCGCCAGCCAGCTTGATACCATCCAGGGACATGTCGTTCAGATGGGGGGCTACCTGCCCTATGCCGCCAAACACGGCACCATTCAGGCGCCAGAACAGATGATGGCGCAGTTCGGTTTGGGCTGCCAGCAGCTGCCGGTCGCGGAAGCGGCCTTCGTAAATTCCCCGCAGCAGGCTCACGCCGCCCAGGTTGGCCAGCTCCCGGAAGGGCACGGTGCCGTTGTGAAACATACCCACTACCTGGCTGGCCCAAATGGTGCGATTGGAGCCCAGCGGCAGGAAGTAGCGCCCATCTAGCACGTAGCGCGTGAAGGTGTAGTTGCTGCCCAGGCCTTTGGTGTTGAAGATGGCCTGCAAATCCAGATAGCGACCCTTGTAGGTGCTGAGAATAACGTCCCGGCTATCATAGATAAAGGTGGGCCCGAAGCCCGAAATGCGGGTTTTCAGCGTGTCACGCCTAGGCAGGGTGCGCAGCAGGTTGGGGCGCTGCCCATCGGTGGTATTGCGGCTGTCTGACTGAATATCGCGCAGATCGGTAAAGCGGTACTGGGCGCCCACAAAAGTGTAGGGCCGGATGCTCTTCAGCGCCCGCTGGCTGATGGTGATAAGCTTGTAGGAAATTTCGCTTTCATCCTCCTTGCGGGTATCATTTCCGATACCGTAGAAGAAAATAGGGTAGTCGAAATACTGAATGTCGCCGATAAGCAGATACCGCTCCTGGCGGGTGAAGATGGTGTGCGAGAGCTGCAGGTTCAGCTGCTTTTTCTGCGAAAACCAGCCGCCCAGGCGGCCATTGGATTTGCGCACGGTGGTGTCGCGGCCGTGCCGCCAGGTGGGCAGGAAGGTAGCGCCCACCGCAAAGCCAGTTTCCGGCTCATAGAAAGCCACTGGGGCCGGAATAAAGCTGGGCTTGTCTGCCGGATTTTTGGGTGGCTGCGTAGGAGCTGCCGTGGCGGATGGCTGCCCGGTGGCAGACGCGGCCGGAGCTGCTTGGAGAGAATCGGAAGCAGGGGCAGTTGTTTGGGCAAAAGCGGCCGGTGCCAGCCACAGGGCAGCCAGCAACAGGGTAATTCTACGCATGATTTGGGAATACATAAGGTGAGCAGCCGGACCTAAAAGGCACCGCCGCTTTTCCTAACGTAGCAGCCGTAACCAAGTTTTACGGTTGAGCTTACCTACACCAGCAGCATGGAGAGAATGCCGGCCAGCATGAGCATTTTGCACCATAAGCTCAGCCGGGAAAAGTGCTGCTTCCGGTCGGCGCGGGCCAGCTGCCGGGAGAAAACCAGCAGCGGCAGCAGCACCAGGCCCCCCAACCATGCACCCAGCGCCCAGCGGTGCAGCTGCAGGCTCTGCCAGATGGCTCCCGTCAGGAGCACGGCCAGGTTCAGCAGGAAAAAGCCGGCCACCCATTTGGCTTTCGCCACGCCGGCCACAATGGGCAGCGTCCGGCAGTCGTGCTGCGCGTCGCCGCGCATATCTTCAATATCCTTAATGATTTCGCGCACCACGGAGAGCAGAAAGGCGGCCAGCGCATAGGCCCAGACGGCTTGGTTGCCGGTGCGCAGCTGCAGCTCCGGCAGCAGTACTGAGGCGGCCGTGAGGGCAGCAATACTCACATTGCCTACTAAAGCCACCCGCTTAAACCGCACCGAGTAGCCCCACAGCAGCAGCGCCGAGCCCATGTGCACCAGCCCCAGCAGCGGAGACAACGCCCCGCTGATGAGAATACCCAGCCCCGACAAAATCAGGTGGGTGAGCATGGCGTGGCGCCGGTTGATGGCACGGCCCACCACCAAGCGCTCGGGCCGGTTGATGGCATCAATCTTTACATCATAATAATCATTGATGATGTAGCCGGCCGCCGCCACGCATACCGTAGCCAGCATCAGGAGGGCAAAGGGTACGTCCAGCGGTTTTATCTGGGGTACCTGCGGCCGCAGCAGGCTAATGCGCACCAGCACCATGCACAGCATGATGATGAGCAGGTTGGGCAGGCGCACCAGCCGCCATAGCTCCCGCAACCCGGCACCCGAAGGCGCCGCGGTAGCGGCAGAAGCAGGAGGAAACGAGGCAGCCATATGCAAACGCAACTCAGAGGAAGATACAAAGATGCCACATGACCCGCGTACTACCAGCCGGCCGCAAAAAAAGGAAAGCCTCCCCATACTGGAGAGGCTTTCCGTAAGCAAAAAACTTGTCAGGCCGGAGCCTTACACCTTCTTTACATTCACCGCATTAACACCTTTGCGGCCTTCCTGCGTTTCAAACTCCACGCGGTCATTTTGCTGAATCTGGCCCCCGTTAAGGCCGGTAACATGGACGAAGAAATCTTCCTTCGTGCCGTCTTCCGTAATGAAGCCGTAGCCCTTCGACTCATTATAGAATTTTACGGTTCCTGTTTTCATGAAAAGAATAAGAAAGTGTGAATGGATGATTTTGTAAAGATAGAGGGATTTTATAAAAACACAACTGGTGTTTTCACCTCTAAAAATTCACAAAAACTACCCATAAAACCTTCTCTACCAGGTCTGTTGGCACTTCATTACGTTTTCCACCAGCTCGCGCACGGCGCCTTTGCCGCCGGGTAGCTGGGCTATGTAATTGCAGATTTCGCGCACATCGGTGGCGGCATCGGAGGGGCAGGCGGCAATGGCGCAACGGCGCATTACTTCCACATCGGGCATATCGTCACCCATGTAAGCAATGTGGGCGGGGTCCAGGCGGTGCAGGTTGATGTACTTGTTGAAGATGACCATCTTATCATCTACCCCCAGGTAAATATCCTGCACGTCCAGGGACTCCAGCCGGCGGCGCACGCCTTCTTCCTCGCGGC carries:
- a CDS encoding geranylgeranylglycerol-phosphate geranylgeranyltransferase, translating into MAASFPPASAATAAPSGAGLRELWRLVRLPNLLIIMLCMVLVRISLLRPQVPQIKPLDVPFALLMLATVCVAAAGYIINDYYDVKIDAINRPERLVVGRAINRRHAMLTHLILSGLGILISGALSPLLGLVHMGSALLLWGYSVRFKRVALVGNVSIAALTAASVLLPELQLRTGNQAVWAYALAAFLLSVVREIIKDIEDMRGDAQHDCRTLPIVAGVAKAKWVAGFFLLNLAVLLTGAIWQSLQLHRWALGAWLGGLVLLPLLVFSRQLARADRKQHFSRLSLWCKMLMLAGILSMLLV
- the purH gene encoding bifunctional phosphoribosylaminoimidazolecarboxamide formyltransferase/IMP cyclohydrolase — encoded protein: MMQPIRSALVSVYYKDRLEPLIEVLRQHGVQLYSTGGTQKFIEDLGVPVTAVESLTGFPEVFGGRVKTLHPKVFGGILQRRHEASDRQEAEQHQIPPIDLVIVDLYPFEETVASGAPEQDVIEKIDIGGISLLRAAAKNFRDVLVVSSRDQYAAVTELLREKNGATELADRKQYAAAAFDATSHYDTEIFRYMSRGTALEGTVLKISQKPATALRYGENPHQSGTFYGDLNALFDQLHGKQLSYNNLVDVDAAVLLMQEFEADGPAACAILKHTNACGVAQAETLQQAYLNALACDPVSAFGGVIIVNKPVDAATAEELNKLFFEVLIAPEFAADALPILQSKKNRILLRQKPVQFSAKQVKTLLNGMIEQDFDRQTETAQDFRTVTKSAPTAEETAALEFALKVCKHTKSNTIVLARPGQLLASGVGQTSRVDALRQAIEKARSFGFDLHGAVMASDAFFPFPDCVEIAGEAGIRAVVQPGGSIKDQDSINACDQLGMAMVLTGVRHFKH
- a CDS encoding PIG-L deacetylase family protein, whose protein sequence is MTDATALFRSLPLYPAAYAAGLGSTVIIVPHPDDEALGCGGLLALLRQAGQDVRVVLVSDGTMSHPNSRKFPPAARQALRKTELEASLRCLGVNPAQVLYLNLPDGAVPGAGPATEAPAQAIRQFLAAQPPQTVLVPWRRDPHPDHRAAYALLQLALAGFTPLLRVIEYLVWAWERAAPEDLPRPGEVTGWRLDIQSVLAQKQAAIAAHASQLPGGPINDDPTGFTLADTMLAHFAQPFETYLEVPPPTENAFPYGSKPA
- a CDS encoding BamA/TamA family outer membrane protein codes for the protein MPAFQFGAALLLSLLTLSAAAQSPATDSVATSAPIKKPRRVKIAVLPIVFSQPETGLAYGAAVLPVWRFGADTTTRSSNARVLAYRTQRKQSSASLTHSIFTPGERWFVGGEAQYFNFPIYYYGVGNDTRKSEKSDISYEVFILNQRVLKRVRPGLFVGGLYRLTNMYNVRIDDALTDDGTRPNWLLERDARERQATLTSGIGPALLYDTRDNILSAHHGRFLDASVLFAGKTLGSDYGFTRMQFDARQYWVLGPLETERTVLAGQVQGIFHSGAVPFRELANLGGERMMRGIYEGRFRDRQMLSAQAEVRQQLFWRLRGVLFGGVGQVQPKVTDFRPGQFNLAGGAGLRIDVNRKDRLSIRIDYGVGSGESSGLYFAFNEAF
- a CDS encoding BamA/TamA family outer membrane protein: MRRITLLLAALWLAPAAFAQTTAPASDSLQAAPAASATGQPSATAAPTQPPKNPADKPSFIPAPVAFYEPETGFAVGATFLPTWRHGRDTTVRKSNGRLGGWFSQKKQLNLQLSHTIFTRQERYLLIGDIQYFDYPIFFYGIGNDTRKEDESEISYKLITISQRALKSIRPYTFVGAQYRFTDLRDIQSDSRNTTDGQRPNLLRTLPRRDTLKTRISGFGPTFIYDSRDVILSTYKGRYLDLQAIFNTKGLGSNYTFTRYVLDGRYFLPLGSNRTIWASQVVGMFHNGTVPFRELANLGGVSLLRGIYEGRFRDRQLLAAQTELRHHLFWRLNGAVFGGIGQVAPHLNDMSLDGIKLAGGAGIRFQFNRRDRLNIRFDYGVGSGGNSGLYFGVNEAF
- a CDS encoding cold-shock protein, which codes for MKTGTVKFYNESKGYGFITEDGTKEDFFVHVTGLNGGQIQQNDRVEFETQEGRKGVNAVNVKKV
- a CDS encoding SAM-dependent methyltransferase, which translates into the protein MAQSPPNASLPPAYFDAVYQANTDPWDFETSPYEHAKYAATLAVLPRARYERVFEIGCSLGVLTAQLATYCGYLLAVDVAAAALAKARARCAGLPQVAIRRMQVPEEFPEDSFNLILVSEVGYYWSVPDLEQAAAAILAALPVGGHLLLVHWTPLVHDYPLTGDQVHDYFLQHAGNSGPWRHLLAQRQATYRLDLLEKAPLA
- a CDS encoding KdsC family phosphatase, encoding MSVVVEMPDLSAVKAFILDVDGVLTDGTLLALNSGEQARAFHIRDGFAIRHALRKGYRIVVISGREEEGVRRRLESLDVQDIYLGVDDKMVIFNKYINLHRLDPAHIAYMGDDMPDVEVMRRCAIAACPSDAATDVREICNYIAQLPGGKGAVRELVENVMKCQQTW
- a CDS encoding acyl-CoA dehydrogenase family protein — encoded protein: MLSSPSPPALTPLPSLESLLDAAARLAPRLAAQAPQTDKVGRFPSQEFDWLRTAGLLTAPLPRAYAGADLMAPAHTLTLLHILKHVGRGNLAVGRIYEGHVNALQLIQRFAHPAQQARWASDAQAGHIFGVWNTQASDGVHLQPLPTGGYCLQGSKTFASGAGHITRPLITGALPGGGWQLFVLPTDIQSPVLDPSFWQPLGMRATASLHADLSDLEISPEELVGQPGDYYLQPWFSGGAIRFAAVQLGGAEAVFDETRRFLQQLGRTDDAYQRLRLGEMAMLIESGNLWLSGAAHHAARPAAETDAEATVAYANLVRTAVEEICLRVLQLAERCVGARGLLQPEPFERLHRDLTHYLRQPAPDAAVADAGRYVLQHTTPIYQLWHD